The genomic stretch AGGAATCATGGGCATATAGAGCGCAATTCGATCACCCTTTTTTGCACCATGCTTTTTCAGCACATTGGCGTATTTGCATACTTCTTCATGAAGCTCCCGGTAAGTAAGGCGAACAAATCTTTCTTTAGGGTCATTTGGCTCCCAGATAAGAGCCAGTTTGTTGCCACGTTTTTCTAAATGGCGATCCAGACAGTTTTCCGTGATATTTAGCTTACCACCTTTAAACCACTCCACTTTTGGAGTTTCAAACTCCCACTCTAAGGTGGTATCCCATTTCTTTTGCCAAAGAAAATTCTCAGCTATACCAGCCCAAAACTCGGCTGGGTCATCTATACTTTTTTGATATTCAGATTTATATTCCTCAAATGAATTGATCCGATAGGACATATAATATGTTTTATAATTATTTCAATATTTTGCTTAAAGCTAAAAAAATGAGCGCTTGTGCGGATTTATCCTACAAAACAAATGCTCATTTTTTATTAATCTTCAAGATAAGTCAAAGGAGAAAGGTTGGCTGCTTCCCCTTCAGAAAAAAGATGTGATTTAACGAAAAACCTTTTACCCATTGGGATTTCTAATGAAAAGCTAGAACCTCTCCCATTCGTAACATCAACTTCAAGCTGGGTGTGTTTCCAATATTCAAATTGATCTTTGCTCATCCAGAATTCACAACCCGCAATGGTGCCCAAGCACACATCACTACTTCCTATTTTGAAGTCTCCTTTTTCGAAACACATGGGTTGAGAACCATCGCAACATCCTCCGCTTTGGTGAAACATCAATTCACCATATTTTTCCCTCAACTCATCCATTACCTTTTCGGCTTCCTTTGTAATTAAAACTCTGGGCGTAACCATAATTTTTGTTTTTGATTATACAATAAAAGCAAGACGACCTCAGGTAGCAAACTGCTACCGAGGTCGATGTCTCACCTAACTTAACAACAAAATATTTTGAAGTCTA from Owenweeksia hongkongensis DSM 17368 encodes the following:
- a CDS encoding DUF779 domain-containing protein — protein: MVTPRVLITKEAEKVMDELREKYGELMFHQSGGCCDGSQPMCFEKGDFKIGSSDVCLGTIAGCEFWMSKDQFEYWKHTQLEVDVTNGRGSSFSLEIPMGKRFFVKSHLFSEGEAANLSPLTYLED